The following are from one region of the Tenacibaculum dicentrarchi genome:
- a CDS encoding TerB family tellurite resistance protein, with product MSISDLYSTGKHKQEIGHFASVVKIAKTDGTISEKEQQLLERVAKKLNIDQTEYTAVLKSPEKYPVNPPVSYDERIERLYRLTKMVFADEHVDKKEVTLMQKIAVALQFPTDNVEKVCDEAIHLINNDNDLEDFTTAIKKVNTI from the coding sequence ATGTCAATATCAGATTTATATTCTACAGGAAAACACAAACAAGAAATAGGACACTTTGCAAGTGTTGTAAAAATTGCAAAAACTGATGGCACTATTTCAGAAAAAGAACAACAATTATTAGAAAGAGTTGCAAAAAAATTAAACATTGACCAAACAGAATATACGGCAGTTTTAAAAAGTCCTGAAAAATATCCTGTAAACCCTCCTGTGAGTTATGACGAGCGTATTGAGCGTTTATATCGTTTAACCAAAATGGTTTTTGCTGATGAGCATGTAGATAAAAAAGAAGTAACTCTTATGCAAAAGATTGCTGTTGCCTTACAATTTCCTACCGATAACGTAGAAAAGGTTTGTGATGAAGCAATTCATTTAATAAATAATGATAATGATTTAGAAGATTTTACAACTGCTATTAAAAAAGTAAATACTATTTAA
- a CDS encoding exonuclease SbcCD subunit D C-terminal domain-containing protein, which produces MKILHTADWHLGHRLHEQSQLAEQTLFLNWIENYIIDEKIDLLLISGDVFDTGSPSNQSLAMYYNFLVKLQKTSCKNIIITGGNHDSPGTLNAPKELLNALSIKVVGKATENSADEVFEITINNEKVIIGAVPYLRDGDIRRAVAGESFDDLTDKYKKALINHYQEIAIECEKINTSNAPVIAMGHLFATGGSVSDSEQNIYVGTLGHIGAEDFPTYFDYVALGHLHRPQIVGENDKIRYSGSPNILSFSELNYDKKIIVLEVSANKITNIEDIIIPNFREFYKLKGSMEDCIAKFPSIISNSYQLKPWIEIVLDEDNTIQTDELKIASESYDFEILKISLKNQRKIKGIEELLADATSIKELVPTEVFKLKCEEMDFDLEENQQVWDAFNEVLQAVKKQ; this is translated from the coding sequence ATGAAAATACTTCATACTGCCGATTGGCATTTAGGACATCGATTACACGAACAATCGCAATTAGCAGAGCAAACATTATTTTTAAATTGGATAGAAAATTATATTATTGATGAAAAAATAGATTTGCTTTTAATTTCAGGAGATGTTTTTGATACCGGTTCGCCCTCAAATCAAAGTTTAGCGATGTATTATAATTTTTTGGTAAAACTTCAAAAAACTTCCTGTAAAAATATCATTATTACAGGCGGAAATCATGATTCACCAGGAACTTTAAACGCTCCTAAAGAATTATTAAATGCCTTATCGATAAAAGTAGTTGGTAAAGCCACCGAAAATAGTGCGGATGAGGTTTTTGAAATAACTATAAATAATGAAAAAGTAATTATTGGAGCTGTTCCGTATTTACGTGATGGCGATATCAGGCGTGCCGTAGCTGGTGAATCGTTTGATGATTTAACCGATAAATATAAAAAAGCTTTAATCAATCATTATCAAGAAATAGCTATTGAATGTGAAAAAATAAATACCAGCAATGCACCCGTTATTGCCATGGGACATTTATTTGCTACGGGCGGTTCGGTTTCTGACAGCGAACAAAATATTTATGTAGGAACGCTGGGGCATATCGGTGCCGAAGATTTTCCAACGTATTTTGATTATGTAGCTTTAGGACATTTACACAGACCGCAAATAGTTGGCGAAAATGATAAAATTAGATATTCAGGTTCTCCAAATATTTTAAGTTTTAGTGAACTTAATTATGATAAAAAAATTATTGTTTTAGAAGTATCAGCAAATAAAATCACCAATATTGAAGATATTATCATTCCTAATTTTAGAGAATTTTACAAACTAAAAGGAAGTATGGAAGATTGTATCGCTAAATTTCCGAGTATCATTTCCAATTCGTATCAATTAAAACCTTGGATAGAAATTGTTTTAGATGAAGATAATACCATACAAACTGATGAATTAAAAATAGCTTCCGAATCATACGATTTTGAAATATTAAAAATCAGCTTAAAAAATCAACGAAAAATAAAAGGAATTGAAGAATTATTAGCAGATGCAACCTCCATAAAAGAATTAGTTCCTACCGAAGTTTTTAAATTAAAGTGTGAAGAAATGGATTTTGATTTAGAAGAAAATCAGCAAGTTTGGGATGCTTTTAATGAAGTTTTACAAGCAGTTAAAAAACAATAA
- a CDS encoding DMT family transporter has protein sequence MENNHSKNLAGLLLATLFISTSGVLGRYIAMPSEVIIWFRSVFAMLILFAFCKFKKIDLTIKSSKHIFPFIIGGIFMAGHWITYFYALKLSNVAIGMLSLYTFPVMIAFLEPLFLKVKFNPIYIVLGCMVLLGLYILSPEFNLESSNVQGILFGLLSALFYAIRILMLKQYVVQYNGTMLMFYQTLIITICLLPVLFFMDVSGFTNQYPYVLLLALLTTAIGHSLMVHSLQFFTVSTSSIISSVQPIFGIILAFIFLNEIPTWNTFIGGSLILATVVIESIRSKN, from the coding sequence ATGGAAAATAATCATTCAAAAAATTTAGCTGGTTTATTATTAGCAACTTTATTTATAAGTACTTCAGGTGTTTTAGGAAGATATATAGCCATGCCTTCGGAAGTAATTATTTGGTTTCGTTCGGTGTTTGCGATGCTTATTTTATTTGCTTTTTGTAAGTTTAAAAAAATTGATTTAACCATAAAATCAAGTAAACATATATTTCCGTTTATTATTGGCGGAATTTTTATGGCAGGGCATTGGATTACGTATTTCTATGCCTTAAAATTATCGAATGTTGCCATAGGAATGTTGTCATTATACACCTTTCCTGTAATGATTGCTTTTTTAGAACCCTTATTTTTAAAGGTCAAATTTAACCCGATTTACATTGTTTTAGGATGTATGGTATTGTTAGGACTTTATATTTTATCGCCCGAATTTAATTTAGAAAGTTCCAATGTTCAGGGGATTTTATTCGGATTACTTTCGGCATTATTTTATGCTATCAGAATTTTGATGTTAAAACAATATGTAGTTCAATATAACGGAACAATGTTGATGTTTTATCAAACCTTAATTATTACGATTTGTTTGTTACCAGTGTTGTTTTTTATGGATGTTTCAGGTTTTACAAATCAATATCCATATGTGTTATTATTGGCACTTTTAACCACGGCAATAGGGCATAGTTTAATGGTACATTCTCTACAGTTTTTTACAGTTTCAACATCTAGTATTATTAGTAGTGTACAACCTATTTTTGGAATTATTTTGGCATTTATCTTTTTAAATGAAATACCAACATGGAATACTTTTATAGGAGGTTCATTAATCTTAGCAACGGTAGTTATTGAAAGTATCCGAAGTAAAAATTAA
- the mfd gene encoding transcription-repair coupling factor produces MSKQLIVNHYQQSDTIKQIVKELQQEQNHFQISNLVGSSLSFVISETFKKSEKPYLLIFNDKEEAAYYLNDLEQLLGDKNVLFYPGSYRRPYQIDETDNANVLLRSEVLNRINSRRKPAVIVTYPTALFEKVVTKKELDKNTLKIKVGENVSPDFVNEVLFEYQFNRVDFVTEPGDFSVRGGIIDVFSFSNDEPYRMEFFGDEVESIRTFDVETQLSKEKHQKISIMPNVENKGLQENRESFLKYISAKTAIFVKDITTITTNLDTFFKKAELSFDELSTEIKRSKPSELFCDGALIQQELQQFTTVNMSKSSIKNVTNITFDTTAQPSFNKKFDLLIQNFNEFSAKGFTNYIFCSNDKQAQRFHDIFDDNEAEVSYETIVFPLYQGFVDNQNKIVCYTDHQIFERYYKFRLKNGYEKKQSISIQELTKLEIGDYVTHIDHGIGKFGGLQKIDVEGKKQEAIKLIYGDRDILYVSIHSLHKISRFNGKDGKPPKIYKLGSGAWKKVKQKTKARVKHIAYNLIQLYAKRKLQKGYAFGADTHMQHELEASFIYEDTPDQFTATQAVKIDMEKPQPMDRLVCGDVGFGKTEVAIRAAFKAVDNGKQVAVLVPTTILAFQHFKTFSERLKDFPVTVDYLNRFRTVKQRNTVLEGVANGSVDIVIGTHQLTNKKLQFKNLGLLIIDEEQKFGVAVKDKLKTIKENVDTLTLTATPIPRTLQFSLMAARDLSVIKTAPPNRHPIETNVIRFSEETIRDAISYEISRGGQVFFIHNRIENIKEVAGLLQRLVPNAKIGIGHGQMEGKKLEELMLGFMNNEFDVLVSTTIIESGLDVPNANTIFINNANNFGLSDLHQMRGRVGRSNKKAFCYFITPAYHMMTTDARKRIEALELFSELGSGLNIAMKDLEIRGAGDLLGGEQSGFINDIGFETYQKILQEAIEELKENEFKELYATDEKTPKEYVKDVQIETGFEILIPDAYVNSVTERLSLYNDLGKLTKEEELLTFESEIVDRFGEYPPEVQDLLDSVRIKWLAKELGLEKIILKQKRLVGYFIADQQSKFYETEGFTKMLQYVQQNPKSCVMKQKETKNGLRLLVTFIRIDSVQTALNLLQKI; encoded by the coding sequence TTGAGCAAACAATTGATTGTAAACCATTACCAACAATCTGATACTATCAAACAGATTGTTAAAGAGCTTCAACAAGAACAAAACCACTTTCAAATATCGAATTTGGTTGGTTCTTCGTTGTCTTTTGTTATTTCTGAAACTTTTAAAAAATCCGAAAAACCCTACTTGTTAATTTTTAATGATAAGGAAGAAGCTGCCTATTATTTAAACGATTTAGAGCAATTATTAGGCGATAAAAACGTGTTGTTTTATCCAGGTTCGTATCGTCGACCTTATCAGATTGATGAAACAGATAACGCCAATGTTTTATTGCGTTCAGAGGTTTTAAATCGGATTAATTCACGAAGAAAACCCGCTGTTATTGTAACATATCCAACAGCGTTGTTTGAGAAAGTAGTTACCAAAAAAGAACTCGATAAAAATACCTTAAAAATTAAAGTTGGCGAAAATGTATCTCCCGATTTTGTAAACGAAGTATTGTTTGAATATCAGTTTAATAGAGTAGATTTTGTTACTGAACCTGGTGATTTTTCAGTACGTGGCGGAATTATTGATGTGTTTTCATTTTCGAACGATGAACCTTATCGAATGGAATTTTTTGGCGATGAAGTAGAAAGCATCCGAACTTTTGATGTAGAAACGCAATTATCAAAAGAAAAACATCAAAAAATAAGTATTATGCCCAATGTAGAAAACAAAGGGCTACAAGAAAATAGAGAAAGTTTTTTAAAATATATATCGGCTAAAACAGCAATTTTTGTAAAAGATATAACCACAATTACAACAAATTTAGATACGTTTTTTAAAAAAGCTGAACTTTCATTTGATGAATTATCGACAGAAATAAAACGCTCAAAACCATCCGAATTATTTTGTGATGGTGCTTTAATTCAACAAGAATTACAACAATTTACTACGGTAAATATGAGTAAATCTAGTATCAAAAATGTAACAAATATTACTTTTGATACAACTGCACAGCCTTCTTTTAATAAAAAATTCGATTTGTTAATTCAGAATTTTAATGAATTTTCAGCAAAAGGATTTACCAATTATATTTTCTGTTCTAACGATAAACAAGCTCAGCGTTTTCATGATATTTTTGATGATAATGAAGCCGAAGTTTCTTATGAAACCATTGTTTTTCCTTTGTATCAGGGATTTGTAGATAATCAAAATAAAATAGTTTGTTATACCGACCATCAAATATTTGAGCGTTATTATAAATTTCGCTTAAAAAATGGATACGAAAAAAAGCAATCTATAAGTATACAAGAACTTACCAAACTAGAAATTGGCGATTATGTAACACATATTGACCATGGAATTGGAAAATTTGGAGGACTTCAAAAAATAGATGTAGAAGGAAAAAAACAAGAAGCAATTAAATTAATTTATGGCGATAGAGATATTTTATATGTAAGTATTCATTCGTTGCATAAAATATCAAGGTTTAACGGAAAAGACGGAAAACCACCTAAAATATATAAATTAGGTTCTGGTGCTTGGAAAAAAGTAAAACAAAAAACGAAGGCTCGAGTTAAACATATTGCATATAATTTAATTCAATTATATGCTAAAAGAAAATTACAAAAAGGCTATGCTTTTGGTGCTGATACACATATGCAACATGAGTTGGAAGCGAGTTTTATTTATGAAGATACGCCTGACCAATTTACAGCTACTCAAGCAGTAAAAATAGATATGGAAAAACCGCAACCCATGGATAGATTGGTTTGTGGTGATGTTGGTTTTGGTAAAACAGAAGTAGCAATTCGTGCGGCTTTTAAAGCTGTCGATAACGGAAAACAAGTAGCCGTTTTAGTGCCTACAACTATTTTAGCGTTTCAACATTTTAAAACTTTTTCTGAACGATTAAAAGATTTTCCTGTTACGGTTGATTATTTGAATCGATTTAGAACGGTAAAACAACGAAATACTGTTTTAGAAGGTGTTGCAAATGGAAGTGTAGATATTGTAATCGGAACGCATCAATTAACTAATAAAAAACTGCAATTCAAAAATTTAGGATTGTTAATTATTGATGAAGAACAAAAGTTTGGAGTTGCCGTAAAAGACAAGTTAAAAACCATCAAAGAAAATGTGGATACGCTTACTTTAACAGCTACGCCAATACCAAGAACTTTACAATTTAGTTTGATGGCAGCCAGAGATTTATCAGTAATAAAAACAGCACCACCAAATCGTCATCCTATTGAAACCAATGTCATCCGCTTTAGCGAAGAAACTATTCGAGATGCAATTTCTTATGAAATTTCTCGTGGAGGACAAGTGTTTTTTATCCATAATAGAATCGAAAATATTAAGGAAGTAGCAGGTTTATTACAACGTTTAGTTCCGAATGCTAAAATCGGTATCGGTCATGGACAAATGGAAGGTAAAAAGCTAGAAGAATTGATGCTCGGTTTTATGAATAATGAGTTTGATGTATTGGTATCAACCACCATTATTGAAAGTGGATTGGATGTGCCAAATGCCAATACTATTTTTATCAATAATGCGAATAACTTCGGATTGTCAGACCTGCACCAAATGCGTGGTCGTGTTGGTAGGTCGAATAAAAAAGCATTCTGTTATTTTATTACGCCAGCTTATCATATGATGACTACTGATGCGAGGAAACGTATCGAGGCTTTAGAATTATTTTCAGAATTAGGAAGCGGTTTAAATATCGCCATGAAAGATTTAGAAATTCGTGGAGCTGGAGATTTATTAGGAGGTGAACAAAGTGGATTTATCAATGATATTGGATTTGAAACCTATCAGAAAATATTACAAGAAGCTATTGAAGAACTCAAAGAAAATGAGTTTAAAGAATTATATGCTACGGATGAAAAAACACCCAAAGAATATGTAAAAGATGTACAAATTGAAACAGGATTTGAAATTCTTATTCCTGATGCTTATGTAAATTCAGTAACCGAAAGATTAAGTTTATACAATGATTTAGGGAAATTAACAAAAGAAGAAGAGTTATTAACATTTGAAAGCGAAATTGTTGATAGGTTTGGCGAATATCCACCAGAAGTACAAGATTTATTAGACAGCGTTCGTATAAAATGGTTGGCGAAAGAGTTAGGGCTTGAAAAAATTATTCTAAAACAAAAACGTTTAGTAGGATATTTTATAGCTGACCAGCAAAGTAAATTTTACGAAACGGAAGGCTTTACAAAGATGTTACAATATGTACAACAAAACCCGAAAAGTTGCGTAATGAAACAGAAAGAAACTAAAAATGGCTTACGATTACTAGTTACTTTTATTCGAATTGATTCAGTACAAACAGCCTTAAATTTATTACAAAAAATATAA
- a CDS encoding AAA family ATPase produces the protein MKILKITLQNINSLKSETPIVIDFENENFKDVGLYAITGVTGAGKTTILDAITIALYHNIPRFKGTKGTLIDVVSHGANDAFTSVTFENNNFIYEGYWGIRLANKAGVLLKNPIETVSLKNLSTEKIIANQKRKYIEEVEKVTQLDYNQFLRSVLLAQGEFASFLSAKGPEKGKLLEQITGEQIYKKIGEEILNRKSSEEKKLAIIKGKINADDILSKEEKEELSQKSAILSTDIAKNEQEIVKIAAVINWYINYQKLLDKDVTLEKETQKLSLFVDDYKQELSLLSLDEKASPFIELIQNFKRNDKNIFDKKNQVEKIEKELKELIPKIKNLENQVKNETIALENTDKEFKIWLPKFNEITNLDAQLKNEIDITFQSSKKLNELKEEITKFKNKENKLQSDLDKIKGNIKIDENKLHQNKFLLEVKNHISSWNSELITLKAHKKTLKENAFFIDGKNEEVKKIKTSLKEKTDYLSKENIEIEKFEKEILVIKTKLSKNKIADLLANQKTLSTSENNWKELKNLSEEILKNEKEQSEKTTQKANLSTELINCKEKIESLKTDISKQEISVKDAEKILNLEKSIANYEADRKKLKKGEPCGLCGSEEHPFAEKLEVVGVSESEKIFIERKNILKNLEESKVALKIKETALNINTEALQTQINSILEVVKKLKLKSKTLNIDCDLTNISKIDFELNSISEKLKILADNLKNTQQLQIDKDSLSKKIESKKNEINTLKTEVVRLTEKNKNATEEIISKEKITDDLRSICNNLKNTLKTNLAEFKYELPTINQADLFIENIEKSVTKYLKIQQNLEALKSEEKVNNLDLENTKKQVGNYIKTQNEFLQKKSASENNTKLLKEKRNSILPLEMSIEKKRENLQLRCKEASIKLEESKKYLQKLSEDKSAKEALKVKNNQDFKVLSEEIKSLEIDFKNQLKNSDFESKEAIENALLSKEIKEKYIRNKEEINKKQVELKTLKEENIKAKESLNNHKNFEISEEDSKLKLADFQQKNKEYLTEKGEISEAFRKDKEIEDRNKEVYQKIDAQTKICNVWKELFKIIGNSKDAFNVYVQRLTLKHLLDLANVHLYKLNKRYSLKMEDLYKPKEELNFNLIDHYQTDQSRLVDTSSGGEKFIISLALALGLSDLASKNVKIDSLFIDEGFGTLDSNTLETVISTLETLQAQGKMIGIISHVENLKERIPTQIQITKKSNGVSVLDVV, from the coding sequence ATGAAAATTTTAAAGATAACATTACAAAATATAAACTCCTTAAAATCAGAAACTCCAATTGTTATCGATTTTGAAAATGAAAACTTTAAAGATGTTGGTTTATACGCTATAACAGGAGTTACAGGAGCAGGAAAAACGACAATTTTAGATGCAATTACAATTGCTTTGTATCATAATATTCCTCGTTTTAAAGGAACAAAAGGAACTTTAATTGATGTTGTTAGTCATGGTGCAAATGATGCTTTTACTAGTGTTACTTTCGAAAATAATAATTTTATTTATGAAGGATATTGGGGCATACGATTAGCAAATAAAGCAGGAGTTCTTTTAAAAAATCCTATTGAAACAGTTAGTTTAAAAAATTTATCTACCGAGAAAATAATAGCAAATCAGAAAAGAAAATATATTGAAGAAGTTGAAAAAGTAACGCAATTAGATTACAATCAATTTTTACGATCTGTACTCTTAGCTCAAGGTGAATTCGCATCTTTTTTATCAGCAAAAGGTCCTGAAAAAGGAAAATTATTAGAGCAAATTACTGGCGAACAAATCTATAAAAAAATAGGTGAAGAAATTTTAAATAGAAAATCATCCGAAGAAAAAAAATTAGCTATAATTAAAGGTAAAATAAATGCTGATGATATTTTATCAAAAGAAGAAAAAGAAGAATTATCACAAAAATCAGCAATTTTATCAACCGATATTGCTAAAAATGAACAAGAAATAGTAAAAATTGCAGCTGTTATCAATTGGTATATAAATTATCAAAAATTACTTGATAAAGATGTAACTCTGGAAAAAGAAACTCAAAAACTATCTCTTTTTGTTGATGATTATAAACAAGAATTAAGCTTATTATCTTTAGATGAAAAAGCATCTCCTTTTATAGAATTGATTCAAAATTTTAAAAGAAATGATAAAAATATTTTTGATAAAAAGAATCAAGTTGAAAAAATAGAAAAGGAATTAAAAGAGCTTATACCTAAAATTAAAAATTTAGAAAATCAAGTTAAAAATGAAACAATAGCTTTAGAAAATACAGATAAAGAATTTAAAATTTGGTTGCCAAAATTTAATGAAATTACAAACTTAGATGCTCAGTTAAAAAATGAAATTGATATTACTTTTCAATCATCTAAAAAATTAAATGAGTTAAAAGAAGAAATTACAAAGTTTAAAAATAAAGAAAATAAGCTACAATCAGATTTAGATAAAATAAAAGGAAATATTAAAATTGATGAAAATAAATTACATCAAAATAAATTTTTATTAGAAGTTAAAAATCATATTTCTAGTTGGAATTCAGAGTTAATTACTTTAAAAGCACATAAAAAAACTTTAAAAGAAAATGCTTTTTTTATTGATGGAAAAAATGAAGAAGTAAAAAAAATAAAGACATCTTTAAAAGAAAAAACTGATTATTTATCTAAAGAAAATATCGAAATTGAAAAGTTTGAAAAAGAAATTTTAGTTATAAAAACAAAGTTATCAAAAAATAAAATTGCTGATTTATTAGCAAATCAAAAAACACTTTCTACATCAGAGAATAATTGGAAAGAACTTAAAAATTTATCTGAAGAAATTCTGAAAAATGAGAAAGAACAATCTGAAAAAACAACTCAAAAAGCAAATTTATCAACTGAATTAATCAATTGTAAAGAAAAAATTGAAAGTCTTAAAACTGATATTTCAAAACAAGAAATATCAGTTAAAGATGCTGAAAAAATTCTGAATTTAGAAAAAAGTATCGCTAATTACGAGGCCGACCGTAAAAAATTAAAAAAAGGTGAACCTTGTGGTTTATGTGGTTCAGAAGAACATCCGTTTGCAGAAAAGTTGGAAGTTGTTGGCGTTTCAGAATCTGAAAAAATATTTATCGAAAGAAAAAATATTTTAAAAAATTTAGAAGAATCAAAAGTAGCTTTAAAGATAAAAGAAACAGCATTAAATATAAATACTGAAGCTTTACAAACTCAAATAAATTCAATTTTAGAAGTTGTAAAAAAACTGAAATTAAAATCAAAAACTTTAAATATTGATTGTGATTTAACAAATATTTCTAAAATTGATTTTGAATTAAATTCAATCTCAGAAAAACTAAAAATACTTGCTGATAATTTAAAAAATACGCAACAATTACAAATTGATAAAGACAGTTTATCTAAAAAAATTGAATCAAAGAAAAACGAAATAAATACACTTAAAACAGAAGTTGTAAGACTCACAGAGAAAAATAAAAATGCAACCGAAGAAATAATATCTAAAGAAAAGATAACGGATGATTTAAGGAGTATTTGTAACAACTTAAAAAATACTTTAAAAACGAATTTGGCTGAATTTAAGTACGAATTACCAACTATAAATCAGGCTGATTTATTTATCGAAAATATTGAGAAATCTGTTACTAAATACTTAAAAATTCAACAAAATTTAGAAGCTTTAAAATCCGAAGAGAAAGTAAATAATCTTGATTTAGAAAATACTAAAAAACAAGTAGGAAATTATATAAAAACTCAAAATGAGTTTCTTCAAAAAAAATCAGCATCTGAAAATAATACGAAGCTTTTAAAAGAAAAACGAAATAGTATTTTACCTCTTGAAATGAGCATAGAAAAAAAGCGTGAAAATTTACAATTAAGATGTAAAGAAGCGTCAATAAAACTAGAAGAAAGTAAAAAGTATTTACAGAAATTATCAGAAGATAAATCAGCAAAAGAAGCGTTAAAAGTTAAAAATAATCAAGATTTTAAGGTTTTATCCGAAGAAATAAAAAGCTTAGAAATTGATTTTAAGAATCAACTAAAAAATAGTGATTTTGAGTCGAAAGAAGCAATTGAAAATGCTTTGCTATCAAAAGAAATTAAAGAAAAATATATTCGAAATAAAGAAGAAATCAACAAAAAACAAGTTGAATTAAAAACGTTAAAAGAAGAGAATATAAAAGCAAAAGAATCTTTAAATAACCATAAAAACTTTGAAATTTCAGAGGAAGATAGCAAACTAAAATTAGCCGATTTTCAACAAAAAAATAAAGAATATTTAACGGAAAAAGGGGAAATATCAGAAGCTTTTAGAAAAGATAAAGAAATAGAAGATAGGAATAAAGAAGTGTATCAAAAAATTGATGCGCAAACTAAAATTTGTAACGTTTGGAAAGAGTTATTTAAAATTATCGGGAACTCAAAAGATGCGTTTAATGTGTATGTACAACGTTTAACTTTAAAGCATTTATTAGACCTTGCCAATGTTCATTTGTACAAATTGAACAAGCGTTATTCCTTAAAAATGGAGGATTTATACAAGCCAAAAGAGGAGCTTAATTTTAATTTAATTGACCATTATCAAACTGACCAATCTCGTTTGGTAGATACTTCGAGTGGTGGCGAAAAGTTTATTATTAGTTTGGCGTTGGCGTTAGGTTTATCGGATTTGGCGAGTAAAAATGTCAAAATTGATTCGCTTTTTATTGATGAAGGTTTCGGAACTTTAGACAGCAATACGCTTGAAACGGTAATATCAACCTTAGAAACTTTACAAGCACAGGGAAAAATGATTGGGATTATATCGCACGTTGAAAACCTGAAAGAACGTATTCCGACGCAAATACAAATAACCAAAAAAAGTAACGGTGTTAGTGTTTTAGATGTTGTGTAA
- the gltX gene encoding glutamate--tRNA ligase — protein sequence MTDNVRVRFAPSPTGPLHIGGVRTALFNYLFAKKYNGTFVLRIEDTDQTRYVKNAEQYIVDALEWCNIPFDEGPNNNEKFGPYRQSERKELYKEYADILLKNGWAYYAFDTDEELDAHRKNHEENGKTFTYNWHNREKLNSSLALSSEEVEAKLAAGDKYVVRFKTPQDETLILEDEIRGKIKIDTNVLDDKVLFKSDGMPTYHLANIVDDHLMEISHVIRGEEWLPSMALHILLYRAFDWKAPKFAHLPLILKPVGKGKLSKRDGDKLGFPVFPLEYTNEQTADISRGYKEDGYFNDAFINMLALLGWNPGTEQEIFSLEELVEAFDLSRVSKSGAKFSPDKTKWFNQQYLQTKSDEELTALYIPILEEKGITADENFTQKIVSLIKERATFVADFWELSNFFFENPSAYDEKAAKKQWKETTSELMQELITVISSIEDFTIENAQTEIKGWITSKEIGFGKVMQPLRLSLVGKLAGPDLFDIMTMIGKENTIARIKNAIEKLS from the coding sequence ATGACTGATAACGTAAGAGTACGCTTTGCTCCTAGCCCAACAGGACCTTTACATATTGGTGGTGTAAGAACTGCTTTATTTAACTATTTATTCGCTAAAAAATATAACGGAACTTTTGTGTTACGTATTGAAGATACTGACCAAACTCGTTATGTTAAAAATGCCGAACAATATATAGTTGATGCTTTAGAATGGTGTAATATACCTTTTGATGAAGGACCAAATAATAATGAAAAATTCGGACCTTACCGTCAGTCAGAACGTAAAGAACTATATAAAGAATATGCCGATATTTTATTAAAAAATGGTTGGGCTTATTATGCGTTTGATACTGATGAAGAGTTAGATGCACATCGTAAAAACCATGAAGAAAACGGAAAAACGTTTACTTATAATTGGCATAATCGTGAGAAATTAAACAGTTCATTAGCACTTTCATCTGAAGAAGTTGAAGCTAAATTAGCTGCGGGCGATAAATATGTTGTTCGTTTTAAAACGCCACAAGATGAAACCTTGATTTTAGAAGATGAAATCCGTGGAAAAATTAAAATTGATACCAATGTTTTAGATGATAAGGTATTGTTTAAATCGGATGGAATGCCAACCTATCATTTAGCAAATATTGTTGATGACCATTTAATGGAAATTTCGCACGTTATTCGTGGTGAAGAATGGTTACCATCAATGGCATTACATATTTTATTATATCGTGCTTTTGATTGGAAAGCTCCAAAATTTGCACATTTACCTTTAATTTTAAAACCTGTAGGAAAAGGAAAATTAAGTAAACGTGATGGTGATAAATTAGGATTTCCTGTATTTCCATTAGAATATACCAATGAACAAACTGCTGATATTTCAAGAGGATATAAAGAAGACGGTTATTTTAACGATGCTTTTATAAATATGTTAGCTTTATTAGGATGGAATCCTGGTACGGAGCAAGAAATTTTTTCATTAGAAGAATTAGTTGAAGCTTTTGATTTAAGTAGAGTTAGTAAATCAGGAGCGAAATTTAGTCCAGACAAAACAAAGTGGTTTAATCAGCAATATTTACAGACAAAATCTGATGAAGAATTAACCGCTTTATATATTCCTATTCTTGAAGAAAAAGGAATTACTGCGGATGAAAATTTCACTCAAAAAATAGTATCATTAATAAAAGAGCGTGCTACGTTTGTTGCTGATTTTTGGGAATTATCCAATTTTTTCTTTGAAAATCCATCAGCATATGATGAAAAAGCAGCCAAAAAACAATGGAAAGAAACTACTAGCGAATTAATGCAAGAATTAATTACCGTAATTTCTAGCATTGAAGATTTTACCATAGAAAACGCTCAAACTGAAATTAAAGGATGGATAACATCAAAAGAAATTGGTTTTGGTAAAGTAATGCAACCGCTTCGTTTAAGTTTAGTAGGTAAATTAGCAGGTCCTGATTTATTTGATATCATGACAATGATTGGAAAAGAAAATACGATTGCAAGAATTAAAAATGCCATCGAAAAGTTATCATAA